The genomic interval CCAAACTCTTCAAGTGTCTCTTTTAAAACATAGGAGAAATATATAGATGCGGATTCCAGTTTCAGATCTTGAGGCAACTGCTGAAGTGCAATAGAAAAAGATAAAAAGAGATTATCTTTAACTCCGATCCAAGAGTTTTCCCTGCTCCCGACACCTGCTGTTTGAGAGTCCGCCACTACTGCGTAAGGAGAAGAGACTTTTCCCTCTTTTATCAGCTCTTTTAGATATTTTTGAGTTGAGTCCACACTCTCAAGATAGAGTATCTGCAACCCCTATCCTTTTCCCGTTTATATATGAGAGAATATCCATCTCTTTTTTTGATTCAGGCTGAACCGTATAGACTCTGATACTACCTTTTTTGCATCCGACTATAATGGAGTCTTTTTCCACTTTTAATATTTTGCCGCTCTCGTTTTGAGTCTCATTTTCCAAAAACTCTATCTTTTTGAGCTTCAGTCCGCTAGTAAGATATACTCCCGGCCATGGGGTGAATGCACGGTACTTGTTAAACAGAGTCCTTGCCTCTTCAAACTCTACCTCTCCGTCTTGTTTAGTAATTTTAGTGCAGTGAGAAGATTTTGTCTCATCCTGCTTAATAGGAGTATATTTATCAAAGTTTTGAAGCACTTCGAGAGTAAGCTCACACGCGACATCTGTCAATCTCTCAAAGAGCGACTCCGCCATCTCATTTTCGCCTACATTAATCTCTTCTATCTTGATAATACCTCCAGTATCTAACCCCTCATCCATCAGCATAGCGCTAACGCCTGTTTTCTCATCTCCATTCAGAAGAGTCTGCTGAATAGGGCTTGCTCCTCGATACTGCGGAAGTATTGAAGCATGAAGGTTTATACATGGAGCATGTTGAAGTATTTCGCGCGGAAGTATCTGACCGTAAGCTGCCACGACGATATAGTCACACTCTATCTCTTTGAGTCTCTTAACAACATCTGCATCTCTTAATCGATTTGGCTGGAAGACCTCAATGTTGTTTTGAAGCGCTATTGTCTTGACGATCGGGGGAGTAAGGATTTTTTTGCGCCCTACCGGTTTGTCAGGCTGTGTATAGACGGCGACGACTTCGATACCGTTTGTATTAATAACTTTTTCTAAAATACGCCCTGCATACTCAGGTGTGCCCATAAAGATTATTCTCATCACTTCGCCTTTGTAAAAAGAGTTCCACCCTCATGTCTGTTCTGCAGCATAAGACTTTTTATGTCGCTTAAATCATATCCGCTGGTAAGGACCATATCGATTCCATGTCCCAAAAGATAATTTGCCGCTTTTAGCTTTGTCAATATTCCGCCTGTCGCAAAAGCACCGTGCGGAGTCGCCTCTTTTTCAAGCTCATTCTCATCTATACTATCTACTACTTTGAGTATTTTTGCATCTGAGAATTGTCTTGGATCTTTATCGTAGTAAGCGTCAATATCTGAGAGTATTATTAACAGATCTGAATCGGTATGTTTTGTGATATAAGCAGAGAGCTGGTCATTGTCGCCGACAACAAGCTCTTTTGTAGATGTAGCATCATTCTCATTGACAATAGGAATGACTCCGTTTGAGAGAAGCGTATTTACCGTATCTTTGATTCTCTGTATCTCATCATCTCTTTGAAGATTTGCAGCGGTCACCAAAACCTGAGCACTCAGTACGTCATGCGCTCCAAACTTCTTGCTGTACTTGTTCATAAGTATAGGCTGTCCGATCGCTGCTAAAGCCTGCTTGTTCTGCAGTACGCTTCTATCGAGCTTTAACGCCGTATAGCCTGCGGCAACTGCGCCCGAAGAGACCAAGATCACTTCATTGCTCTCTCTTAGTTCACATAAAAAGTCAACCAGTTCTCTCATTCTTTCCAAGGCGATAGAGTCATTTTGTGTAAGAACTGCACTCCCTACTTTTACGACAACTCTTCTCATCTTCAGTGCTCTGATCTTTTTGATTGAACAAGTTTGAAAAGAGCATTTTTCAGAGGCTCTATATTTTTATTTGCAGCTGAAGATATTGGTGCTACAAAATATGGAAGCTCTCTGTTATAGCCAAGCGTCTCATCTGCAGTTTTTTGAATAAAATAAGGCATTGACGCATCAAAAGCTATATCACTGCTTGTAGTAGCTTCTACACCCACTATCTCTAAAAAGCTGTTGATAAGCTCGGCTATCTCATCAAGCGAGACTACGTCGGCTCTTGTTAATGCTATTGCATATTT from Sulfurimonas crateris carries:
- the fmt gene encoding methionyl-tRNA formyltransferase codes for the protein MRIIFMGTPEYAGRILEKVINTNGIEVVAVYTQPDKPVGRKKILTPPIVKTIALQNNIEVFQPNRLRDADVVKRLKEIECDYIVVAAYGQILPREILQHAPCINLHASILPQYRGASPIQQTLLNGDEKTGVSAMLMDEGLDTGGIIKIEEINVGENEMAESLFERLTDVACELTLEVLQNFDKYTPIKQDETKSSHCTKITKQDGEVEFEEARTLFNKYRAFTPWPGVYLTSGLKLKKIEFLENETQNESGKILKVEKDSIIVGCKKGSIRVYTVQPESKKEMDILSYINGKRIGVADTLS
- the proB gene encoding glutamate 5-kinase, which codes for MRRVVVKVGSAVLTQNDSIALERMRELVDFLCELRESNEVILVSSGAVAAGYTALKLDRSVLQNKQALAAIGQPILMNKYSKKFGAHDVLSAQVLVTAANLQRDDEIQRIKDTVNTLLSNGVIPIVNENDATSTKELVVGDNDQLSAYITKHTDSDLLIILSDIDAYYDKDPRQFSDAKILKVVDSIDENELEKEATPHGAFATGGILTKLKAANYLLGHGIDMVLTSGYDLSDIKSLMLQNRHEGGTLFTKAK